From the Aquitalea magnusonii genome, one window contains:
- a CDS encoding sulfate ABC transporter substrate-binding protein, producing the protein MKLRALAGLVAVVLSAHALADASLLNVSYDVMRDFYKDYNPAFQKAYKAKTGETVTIQQSHGGSSKQALSVANGLAADVITMNQASDIDLLATRGLIPANWSSRLPNASVPFTSTTVFLVRKGNPHKVRDWNDLAKPGIQVIIPNPKTSGNGRYTYLAAWGAGLKQPGGSEAKARALVAGIFKNVPVLDGGGRAATTTFMQRQIGDVLVTFENEAELIAREFGRGSFEIVYPPLSVLSENPVAIVDKVVDKKGSRKQAEDYLRYLWSTEGQTIAAQNYLRPQDKAVAQKFDAQFPYVKTFTVQSVFGSWAAVNKKHFADGGVFDQIYSKR; encoded by the coding sequence ATGAAATTGCGCGCCCTTGCCGGTCTTGTCGCCGTCGTCCTGTCCGCTCATGCACTGGCTGATGCCAGCTTGCTGAATGTGTCCTACGACGTGATGCGCGATTTCTACAAGGACTACAACCCGGCCTTCCAGAAAGCCTACAAGGCCAAGACTGGTGAAACCGTCACCATCCAGCAGTCGCATGGCGGTTCCAGCAAGCAGGCCTTGTCGGTGGCCAATGGCCTGGCGGCGGATGTGATTACCATGAACCAGGCCTCGGATATCGACCTGCTGGCCACCCGCGGCCTGATTCCGGCCAACTGGTCCAGCCGCCTGCCCAATGCCTCGGTGCCGTTTACCTCCACCACGGTGTTCCTGGTGCGCAAGGGCAATCCGCACAAGGTGCGTGACTGGAACGATCTGGCCAAGCCGGGCATCCAGGTGATCATCCCCAATCCGAAAACCTCGGGCAATGGCCGCTACACCTATCTGGCCGCCTGGGGTGCCGGGCTGAAACAGCCGGGCGGCAGTGAAGCCAAGGCCCGCGCGCTGGTGGCGGGCATCTTCAAGAATGTGCCGGTGCTTGATGGCGGTGGCCGCGCCGCCACCACCACCTTCATGCAGCGCCAGATCGGCGATGTGCTGGTGACGTTTGAAAACGAAGCCGAGCTGATTGCGCGCGAATTTGGCCGTGGCAGCTTTGAAATCGTCTACCCGCCGCTGTCGGTGCTGTCGGAAAACCCGGTGGCCATTGTCGACAAGGTGGTGGACAAGAAGGGTAGCCGCAAACAGGCGGAAGACTATCTGCGCTACTTGTGGAGCACTGAAGGCCAGACCATTGCCGCACAAAACTATCTGCGCCCGCAGGACAAGGCCGTGGCGCAGAAATTCGATGCCCAGTTTCCCTATGTGAAAACCTTTACCGTGCAGAGCGTGTTTGGCTCCTGGGCGGCGGTCAACAAGAAGCACTTTGCCGATGGCGGCGTGTTTGACCAGATCTACAGCAAGCGTTAA
- a CDS encoding methyl-accepting chemotaxis protein, producing MSHPQQKLKPLLAGFIAIVVALLLALGSITLFSLQRMDQTAHYEQDVTNALVRNMSDVRYHVVQIQQFLTDVSATGDADGYKDAEEHYQAVLQNLPAMTSLDPQLGSRVNGMQQALEQFYAVGKRMAKAYIDGGREAGNVLMKEKGSGFDDRAETLTKQVEALNSEIQQHDRTAYAAMNQTAADLRHMMLGLTAMLVIVVVLGGVLLYRRVFGLLGGEPALAMEVANRIASGDLSQQIALSAASQGSLLHSLAAMQRQLRDITSNIRTLSGELDSSADNMSGAAHQLQQASTVQSESTRSMSVSVEEVLQSIQQLGSQSEDVGNEASRAGAMVSDCEQLIHATASDISHIAQRIGSAASAIDNLDKQTDAIASITRTIHDIADQTNLLALNAAIEAARAGEMGRGFAVVADEVRKLAERTGVATVEISGQIDTIRQGMGGVVEVMQNSVEASNRGVAQTHKAREAISSIRQNTDQIVGHIQGISLALREQQSAMGDMAQRIEVIANMTESNQSTVEASAAASDQLNSHAKALQAAVGIFRS from the coding sequence ATGTCTCATCCCCAGCAGAAGCTCAAACCGCTGCTTGCCGGCTTCATCGCCATTGTCGTCGCCCTCTTGCTTGCCCTTGGCAGCATCACCCTGTTCAGCCTGCAGCGCATGGACCAGACCGCGCATTACGAACAGGACGTCACCAATGCGCTGGTACGCAATATGAGCGATGTGCGCTACCACGTGGTGCAAATCCAGCAATTTCTCACTGATGTCAGCGCCACCGGCGATGCCGACGGCTATAAGGATGCCGAAGAACACTACCAGGCCGTGCTGCAAAACCTGCCGGCCATGACCAGCCTGGACCCGCAACTGGGCAGCCGGGTGAATGGCATGCAGCAGGCGCTGGAGCAGTTTTACGCGGTAGGCAAACGCATGGCCAAGGCGTATATCGACGGTGGCCGCGAGGCAGGCAATGTGCTGATGAAGGAAAAGGGCAGCGGCTTTGACGACCGGGCCGAAACCCTCACCAAGCAAGTGGAAGCGCTCAATAGCGAAATCCAGCAGCACGACCGCACCGCCTATGCCGCCATGAACCAGACCGCAGCCGATTTGCGCCACATGATGCTGGGCCTGACCGCCATGCTGGTGATCGTGGTGGTACTGGGCGGGGTGCTGCTGTACCGCCGGGTGTTTGGCCTGCTGGGCGGTGAACCGGCGCTGGCCATGGAGGTGGCCAACCGCATCGCCAGTGGCGACCTGAGCCAGCAGATTGCACTCTCCGCCGCTAGCCAGGGCAGCCTGCTGCATAGCCTGGCCGCCATGCAGCGCCAGTTGCGTGACATCACCAGCAATATCCGCACGCTATCCGGCGAACTGGACAGCAGCGCCGACAATATGAGCGGCGCGGCGCACCAGTTGCAGCAGGCCAGCACGGTGCAAAGCGAATCCACCCGCTCGATGAGCGTGTCAGTGGAAGAAGTGTTGCAAAGCATCCAGCAGTTGGGCAGCCAAAGCGAAGACGTCGGCAACGAGGCCAGCCGTGCCGGTGCCATGGTGAGCGATTGCGAACAGCTGATCCATGCCACCGCCAGCGACATCAGCCACATTGCCCAGCGCATCGGCAGCGCCGCCAGCGCGATTGACAACCTGGACAAGCAAACCGACGCCATTGCCTCCATTACCCGCACCATTCATGACATTGCCGACCAGACCAATCTGCTGGCGCTCAATGCGGCGATCGAGGCGGCACGCGCCGGGGAAATGGGCCGCGGCTTTGCCGTGGTGGCCGATGAAGTACGCAAGCTGGCCGAGCGCACCGGTGTGGCCACGGTGGAGATTTCCGGTCAGATCGACACCATCCGCCAGGGCATGGGCGGTGTGGTGGAGGTGATGCAAAACAGCGTGGAGGCATCCAACCGTGGCGTGGCACAAACCCACAAGGCCAGGGAAGCCATCAGCAGCATCCGCCAGAATACCGACCAGATTGTCGGGCATATCCAGGGCATCAGCCTGGCCCTGCGTGAACAGCAAAGTGCCATGGGTGACATGGCGCAGCGCATCGAGGTGATTGCCAATATGACCGAGTCCAACCAGAGCACGGTGGAAGCCTCGGCAGCAGCATCAGACCAGCTCAACAGCCATGCCAAGGCCTTGCAGGCCGCGGTCGGCATATTTCGCAGCTAA
- a CDS encoding DUF3422 family protein, which translates to MTTLTPHHLRRELNEEAHARPYAAIASPARLTSLSLYYDFDDAPQRAALADLAQRMGLPAPLPGQAYYSASAGDLTVRWSLHTEFARYTFIIGGDCSDPFDRTALDRIPPAWLQALPGVVLVALHAVLLPAERETELADMSSRWFGGRELIGAEIGDGNGAAYTDLRLHPDARLAEGFSRYVVVDRAMGPNQSGRMLQRLFELETYRMLTLLALPIAKKQMRDLDNLGIELRAITERMTGSEGNGSDAQLLSELTGLATRVEQLISESQYRFSAAQAYYRLVEARIAELREQRISGMQPFREFMERRLSPAMNTCDTVVRRQDRITGRLQRTTALLRTRVEVLHEEQNRALLASMDRRAALQLRLQETVEGLSVGVLTYYMVSLLHHLLAAVESIGVHLNVELLTGIAIPLVALVVWFSMHQLKASLGSGHKER; encoded by the coding sequence ATGACCACACTCACTCCGCACCATCTGCGCCGTGAACTGAACGAAGAGGCCCACGCCCGGCCCTATGCCGCCATTGCCTCGCCCGCACGGCTGACCTCGCTCAGCCTGTACTACGATTTTGACGACGCGCCGCAACGTGCGGCGCTGGCCGACCTGGCCCAGCGCATGGGCCTGCCCGCCCCGCTGCCGGGACAAGCCTATTATTCGGCCAGTGCCGGCGACCTGACGGTACGCTGGTCGCTGCATACCGAGTTTGCCCGTTACACCTTCATCATCGGCGGCGATTGCAGCGACCCCTTCGACCGTACCGCGCTGGACCGCATTCCACCGGCCTGGCTGCAGGCCCTGCCCGGCGTGGTGCTGGTGGCACTGCATGCGGTGCTGCTGCCGGCCGAGCGGGAAACCGAGCTGGCCGACATGTCCAGCCGCTGGTTTGGCGGCCGCGAGCTGATTGGTGCCGAAATCGGCGATGGCAACGGTGCCGCCTACACCGATTTGCGCCTGCACCCGGATGCCCGGCTGGCCGAAGGCTTTTCCCGCTATGTGGTGGTGGATCGCGCCATGGGCCCCAACCAGTCAGGCCGCATGCTGCAGCGGCTGTTCGAACTGGAAACCTACCGCATGCTCACCCTGCTGGCGCTGCCCATTGCCAAGAAGCAGATGCGCGATCTGGACAATCTGGGCATCGAGCTGCGCGCCATTACCGAGCGCATGACCGGCAGCGAGGGCAATGGCTCGGACGCGCAACTGCTATCCGAGCTGACCGGCCTGGCCACGCGGGTGGAACAGCTTATTTCGGAAAGCCAATACCGCTTTTCTGCCGCACAAGCCTATTACCGGCTGGTGGAAGCCCGTATTGCCGAGCTGCGTGAACAACGCATTTCCGGCATGCAGCCCTTCCGTGAATTCATGGAACGGCGGCTGTCGCCTGCCATGAATACCTGCGACACCGTGGTGCGCCGCCAGGACCGCATCACCGGACGGCTGCAACGCACCACCGCCTTGCTGCGCACCAGGGTGGAAGTGCTGCACGAAGAACAGAACCGCGCACTGCTGGCCAGCATGGATCGTCGCGCCGCCTTGCAGCTGCGCCTGCAGGAAACAGTGGAAGGCTTGTCGGTAGGGGTGCTCACCTACTATATGGTGAGCCTGCTGCATCATCTGCTGGCAGCGGTGGAATCCATCGGCGTACACCTTAACGTGGAGCTGCTGACCGGCATTGCCATTCCGCTGGTGGCGCTGGTGGTGTGGTTCAGCATGCACCAGCTAAAAGCCTCATTGGGGAGCGGACACAAGGAACGATAA
- a CDS encoding PP2C family protein-serine/threonine phosphatase has translation MSPSDNNYHVLELFSQDESLANIPVVEQQRAVGIINRNTFMSTLARPFHREIFGRKPCTAFMNASPLIVDYLTPITELSFMALEADRKVLSDGFLINLDNAYAGMGQGVSLMQALADQQAEKHRQMMESINYASVIQQSFLQSSRRDMAAALDDYFMVWAPRDIVGGDYYYFVKRPDGFFVAVIDCTGHGVPGAFMTLIMASTLKQVLSSHDLHNPAALLRAINQQVKQSLGQLTPEEAGLADHPELNSDDGMDGAFCWFDSASRTLTYASAKTPLFVLQPGKEEVDTLDGNKKGVGYVGTPLDYHWDNHQVQLPPGSRLYISTDGIIDQIGGPKRICFGKKRLKENILKHAGKPMQQQQKLLIDAFLKWQGENSRRDDVSLFGVHLA, from the coding sequence GTGAGCCCTTCTGACAACAACTACCACGTACTGGAGCTGTTCTCGCAGGACGAGTCGCTGGCCAATATCCCGGTGGTGGAACAGCAGCGCGCGGTCGGCATCATCAACCGCAACACCTTCATGAGCACGCTGGCGCGGCCCTTCCACCGCGAGATTTTCGGCCGCAAGCCCTGCACCGCCTTCATGAATGCCAGCCCGCTGATTGTGGACTACCTCACCCCCATCACCGAGCTGTCCTTCATGGCGCTGGAAGCCGACCGCAAGGTGCTGTCCGACGGTTTCCTGATCAATCTGGACAATGCGTATGCCGGCATGGGCCAGGGGGTGTCGCTGATGCAGGCGCTGGCCGACCAGCAGGCAGAAAAGCACCGCCAGATGATGGAGAGCATTAATTACGCCAGCGTGATCCAGCAGTCTTTCCTGCAAAGTTCGCGCCGCGACATGGCCGCCGCGCTGGACGACTACTTCATGGTATGGGCCCCGCGCGACATCGTTGGCGGCGACTACTACTACTTTGTCAAACGGCCGGATGGTTTCTTTGTGGCGGTCATCGACTGCACCGGCCATGGCGTGCCGGGTGCCTTCATGACGCTGATCATGGCCTCCACCCTCAAACAAGTCCTGAGCAGCCACGACCTGCACAACCCGGCCGCCCTGCTGCGCGCCATCAACCAGCAGGTCAAGCAGTCGCTGGGCCAGCTCACCCCGGAAGAAGCCGGCCTTGCCGATCACCCGGAACTGAACTCGGACGACGGCATGGACGGTGCCTTCTGCTGGTTCGACAGCGCCAGCCGCACCCTCACCTATGCCTCGGCCAAGACGCCGCTGTTTGTGCTGCAGCCGGGCAAGGAGGAAGTGGACACGCTGGACGGCAACAAGAAGGGTGTGGGCTATGTCGGTACCCCGCTGGACTATCACTGGGACAACCATCAAGTGCAGTTGCCGCCGGGCAGCCGCTTGTATATCAGCACCGACGGCATCATCGACCAGATCGGCGGGCCCAAGCGCATCTGCTTTGGCAAAAAGCGGCTGAAGGAAAACATCCTCAAGCACGCCGGCAAGCCGATGCAGCAACAACAAAAACTGCTGATCGACGCCTTCCTCAAATGGCAGGGCGAAAACAGCCGCCGCGACGACGTCAGCCTGTTTGGCGTCCATCTGGCCTGA
- a CDS encoding SiaB family protein kinase has protein sequence MSLTDFHRFKELARQENVVFYYTGYFSQSIVTAMGDSLRLRLASLDASQTARRKLFSVFVEMAQNVVHYSADHLSASEAADHEIRMGSLWVGEDDGQFYVVCANPITAEGVEHIRAKLEPLRTMTNEEIKARYKEKLRTEGEAGSKGAGLGFLTVARDSSNPIEFDFVEENEGQPFTTFYLKATI, from the coding sequence ATGAGCCTGACCGATTTTCATCGTTTCAAGGAACTGGCCCGCCAGGAAAACGTGGTGTTCTACTACACCGGCTATTTTTCCCAAAGCATAGTCACCGCCATGGGCGATTCGCTGCGCCTGCGCCTGGCCAGCCTGGACGCCAGCCAGACCGCCCGCCGCAAACTGTTTTCCGTGTTTGTGGAGATGGCCCAGAACGTGGTGCATTACTCCGCCGACCACCTGAGCGCCAGTGAAGCCGCCGACCACGAAATCCGCATGGGTTCGCTATGGGTAGGCGAGGATGATGGCCAGTTCTACGTGGTCTGCGCCAACCCCATCACCGCCGAGGGGGTGGAGCACATCCGCGCCAAGCTGGAACCGCTGCGCACCATGACCAATGAGGAAATCAAGGCGCGCTACAAGGAAAAGCTGCGCACCGAAGGCGAAGCCGGCAGCAAGGGCGCCGGCCTTGGCTTTCTCACCGTGGCGCGTGACTCCAGCAATCCCATCGAATTTGATTTTGTTGAAGAAAACGAAGGCCAGCCCTTCACCACCTTCTACCTCAAAGCCACCATCTAA
- a CDS encoding propionate--CoA ligase has translation MSAYQEFHRRSIEQPDVFWGAEAQRIHWHKPCTQVLQYDNPPFRQWFAGGETNLCYNAVDRHLAARPDQAALIHVSSETGAEITYTYRQLHEEVSRFAAIMQAQGVGKGDRVLIYMPMIPEAVFAMLATVRLGAIHSVVFGGFASASLATRIEDAAPKLLVTADAGMRGGKVIAYKPLVDEAMELAGSAAPATVILVNRGLAEAPMMKPGRDLDYATLRQQHLDDRAEVVWVESNHPSYILYTSGTTGKPKGVQRDTGGYAVALASSMEYIYGGKPGETFFSTSDIGWVVGHSYIVYAPLICGMATLVYEGLPIRPDPGIWWQLVEKYRATVMFSAPTAIRVLKKQDPEWLHKYDLSSLRALFMAGEPLDEPTASWISEELKIPVLDNYWQTETGWPMLTVCNGVEALPTKLGSPGLPVYGYNVKLLDEATGEEVPAGEKGVIAVIPPLPPGCMSTVWGQDERFVNTYFSLFQDRKVYSSFDWGIRDADGYFTILGRTDDVINVAGHRLGTREIEEAVSGHSAIAEVAVVGVHDTLKGQVPQAFAVLRDPSVLKDPDKKAALEKEVIAKVASQLGAIANPARVYFVNQLPKTRSGKVLRRSIQALAEGRDPGDLTTLDDPSGLEQVREAVQS, from the coding sequence ATGAGCGCCTATCAAGAATTTCACCGCCGTTCCATCGAGCAGCCAGATGTCTTCTGGGGTGCCGAGGCACAGCGGATTCACTGGCACAAGCCCTGTACGCAGGTGCTGCAATACGACAATCCACCGTTTCGCCAATGGTTTGCCGGTGGCGAGACCAACCTCTGTTACAACGCGGTGGACCGTCACCTGGCAGCCCGGCCTGACCAAGCCGCGCTGATTCATGTCTCCAGCGAAACCGGCGCCGAAATCACCTACACCTATCGCCAGCTGCACGAAGAAGTCAGCCGCTTTGCCGCCATCATGCAGGCACAGGGCGTGGGCAAGGGCGACCGGGTGCTGATCTACATGCCGATGATTCCCGAAGCCGTGTTTGCCATGCTGGCTACGGTGCGGCTGGGGGCGATTCACTCGGTGGTGTTTGGCGGCTTTGCCTCGGCCAGCCTGGCCACCCGTATCGAAGACGCGGCACCCAAGCTGTTGGTGACTGCCGATGCCGGCATGCGTGGCGGCAAGGTGATTGCCTACAAGCCGCTGGTGGACGAGGCGATGGAACTGGCCGGCAGTGCCGCACCGGCCACGGTGATCCTGGTCAACCGTGGTTTGGCCGAAGCGCCGATGATGAAGCCGGGCCGGGATCTGGATTACGCCACCCTGCGCCAGCAGCATCTGGATGACCGTGCCGAGGTGGTGTGGGTGGAGTCCAACCATCCCAGCTACATCCTGTATACCTCCGGCACCACCGGCAAGCCCAAGGGCGTGCAGCGCGATACCGGCGGCTATGCGGTGGCGCTGGCTTCCAGCATGGAATACATCTACGGCGGCAAACCGGGGGAAACCTTCTTCTCTACCTCGGACATCGGCTGGGTGGTGGGGCATTCCTACATCGTGTACGCCCCGCTGATCTGTGGCATGGCCACGCTGGTGTACGAAGGCCTGCCGATTCGCCCCGATCCGGGCATCTGGTGGCAACTGGTGGAAAAATACCGCGCCACGGTGATGTTCTCCGCGCCCACGGCCATCCGCGTGTTGAAGAAACAAGACCCGGAATGGCTGCACAAATACGATCTATCCAGCCTGCGGGCCTTGTTTATGGCCGGTGAGCCGCTGGACGAACCCACCGCCAGCTGGATTTCCGAGGAACTGAAAATCCCGGTGCTGGACAACTACTGGCAGACCGAAACCGGCTGGCCGATGCTGACCGTGTGCAATGGCGTGGAAGCCCTGCCCACCAAGCTGGGCAGCCCCGGCTTGCCGGTGTATGGCTATAACGTGAAGCTGCTGGACGAGGCCACCGGCGAGGAAGTGCCGGCTGGTGAAAAGGGCGTGATTGCGGTGATTCCGCCGCTGCCGCCGGGCTGCATGAGTACGGTGTGGGGGCAGGACGAGCGTTTTGTGAACACCTATTTCAGCCTGTTCCAGGACCGCAAGGTGTACTCCTCCTTCGACTGGGGCATTCGCGATGCCGATGGCTACTTCACCATTCTTGGCCGCACCGATGACGTGATCAACGTCGCTGGCCACCGCCTGGGTACGCGGGAAATCGAGGAGGCCGTGTCCGGTCACTCCGCCATTGCCGAGGTGGCGGTGGTGGGCGTGCATGACACTTTGAAGGGGCAGGTGCCGCAGGCTTTTGCCGTGCTGCGCGACCCGTCGGTCCTCAAGGACCCGGACAAGAAAGCCGCACTGGAAAAAGAAGTGATTGCCAAGGTGGCATCCCAACTGGGGGCCATTGCCAATCCGGCGCGGGTGTATTTCGTCAACCAGTTGCCCAAGACCCGTTCCGGCAAGGTGCTGCGCCGCTCTATCCAGGCGCTGGCCGAGGGGCGTGATCCGGGCGATCTGACCACGCTGGATGATCCGAGCGGGCTGGAGCAAGTGCGCGAGGCGGTACAGTCCTGA
- a CDS encoding glutamate-5-semialdehyde dehydrogenase — MNVKDYMQRVGQAARKASRAIAKADTRQKNQALNAMADAIVRDSTKLLAANQQDLDAARAAGLDAAFIDRLALSEATVASMAEGLRQIAALPDPVGEMDDFCYRPSGIQLGKMRVPLGVVGIIYEARPNVTADAAGLCLKSGNATILRGGSEAFHSNQAIAACVSEGLRVAGLPAEVVQVVETTDRAAVGELITMQQYVDVIVPRGGKSLIARISAEARVPVIKHLDGNCHVYIDDTANPDKAFNIAMNAKTQRYAPCNTMETLLVHTAFAEFILPRLAEAYWEKGVELRGCERTRAILGDQVVAATEDDWFTEYSAPILAIKVVKDLDEAIEHINHYGSHHTDAIVSEDYGRARRFLREVDSSSVMVNASTRFADGFEYGLGAEIGISTDKIHARGPVGLEGLTSQKWVVLGDGQVRG, encoded by the coding sequence ATGAATGTGAAGGACTACATGCAGCGCGTCGGCCAGGCGGCGCGCAAAGCCAGCCGCGCCATTGCCAAGGCCGATACCCGCCAGAAAAACCAGGCGCTCAATGCCATGGCCGATGCCATCGTGCGTGACAGCACCAAACTGTTGGCCGCCAACCAGCAAGACCTGGACGCCGCCCGCGCCGCCGGGCTGGATGCCGCCTTCATCGACCGTCTGGCACTGAGTGAAGCCACCGTGGCCAGCATGGCCGAAGGCCTGCGCCAGATCGCCGCCCTGCCGGACCCGGTGGGTGAAATGGACGACTTCTGCTACCGTCCTTCCGGCATCCAGTTGGGCAAGATGCGCGTGCCGCTGGGCGTGGTGGGCATCATTTACGAAGCCCGCCCCAATGTCACCGCCGATGCCGCCGGCCTGTGCCTGAAGTCCGGCAATGCCACCATCTTGCGTGGCGGCTCGGAAGCCTTCCACAGCAACCAGGCCATTGCAGCCTGTGTCAGCGAAGGCCTGCGCGTGGCCGGCCTGCCCGCCGAAGTGGTGCAGGTGGTGGAAACCACCGACCGCGCCGCCGTGGGCGAGTTGATCACCATGCAGCAATACGTCGACGTGATTGTGCCGCGTGGCGGCAAGAGCCTGATCGCCCGCATCAGCGCCGAAGCACGCGTGCCGGTGATCAAGCATCTGGATGGCAATTGTCATGTCTATATCGACGACACCGCCAATCCGGACAAGGCCTTCAATATCGCCATGAATGCCAAGACCCAGCGCTATGCACCGTGCAACACCATGGAAACCCTGCTGGTACACACCGCGTTTGCCGAATTCATCCTGCCGCGTCTGGCTGAAGCCTACTGGGAAAAGGGCGTGGAACTGCGTGGCTGCGAACGCACCCGCGCCATCCTGGGTGACCAGGTAGTGGCCGCGACGGAAGACGACTGGTTTACCGAATACTCCGCGCCGATTCTGGCCATCAAAGTGGTGAAGGATCTGGACGAAGCCATCGAGCACATCAACCACTACGGCAGCCACCACACCGATGCCATCGTCAGCGAAGACTACGGCCGCGCCCGTCGCTTCCTGCGCGAGGTGGATTCCTCCAGCGTGATGGTGAATGCCAGCACCCGCTTTGCCGATGGCTTCGAATATGGCCTGGGTGCGGAAATCGGCATCTCCACCGACAAGATCCACGCCCGCGGCCCGGTGGGACTGGAAGGGCTGACCAGCCAGAAATGGGTGGTGCTGGGTGATGGCCAGGTGCGCGGCTAA
- the cysT gene encoding sulfate ABC transporter permease subunit CysT: MLNLRHSVLPGFRLSFGITLFWLALIVLLPFAALVYSTVGMGWDGFAAAVGSPRVMASIRLSFATAGLSALINLVFGFLVAWVLVRYPFPGKRLVDALVDLPFALPTAVAGIALTTLYAPNGWIGQFLVPLGLKVSFTPLGIIVALTFIGLPFVVRTVQPVLEDLEKELEEAATCLGASRWDIFRRVIFPATLPSLITGGTMAFARATGEYGSVIFIAGNIPMVSEIAPLIIVSKLDQFDQQGATAVALVMLGISFVFLLLINLIQWWAARRHGAR, from the coding sequence ATCCTGAATCTGCGTCATAGTGTGCTGCCGGGTTTCCGGCTCAGCTTTGGCATTACCCTGTTCTGGCTGGCGCTGATCGTGCTGCTGCCTTTTGCCGCGTTGGTGTATTCCACCGTGGGCATGGGCTGGGACGGTTTCGCCGCCGCGGTGGGCAGCCCACGGGTGATGGCCTCCATCCGGCTGTCCTTTGCCACCGCCGGTTTGTCCGCCCTCATCAACCTGGTGTTTGGTTTTCTGGTGGCCTGGGTGCTGGTGCGCTACCCCTTCCCCGGCAAGCGGCTGGTGGATGCGCTGGTGGATCTGCCCTTTGCCCTGCCCACCGCGGTGGCCGGTATTGCGCTGACCACCCTGTACGCGCCCAATGGCTGGATCGGCCAGTTCCTGGTGCCGCTGGGCCTCAAGGTATCGTTTACCCCGCTGGGCATCATCGTGGCGCTTACCTTCATCGGTCTGCCTTTTGTGGTGCGCACGGTGCAGCCGGTGCTGGAAGACCTGGAAAAAGAACTGGAAGAAGCCGCCACCTGCCTGGGTGCCAGCCGCTGGGACATTTTCCGCCGGGTGATCTTTCCGGCCACGCTGCCCTCGCTGATTACCGGTGGCACCATGGCTTTTGCCCGCGCCACCGGTGAATACGGCTCGGTCATCTTCATTGCCGGCAATATTCCCATGGTGTCGGAAATCGCCCCGCTGATCATCGTCTCCAAGCTCGATCAGTTCGACCAGCAAGGGGCCACCGCGGTGGCGCTGGTGATGCTGGGCATTTCCTTTGTCTTCCTGTTGTTGATCAACCTGATCCAGTGGTGGGCCGCACGCCGCCACGGTGCGCGTTAA
- a CDS encoding DUF2214 family protein, producing MLQWLFATLHLLALGCGLGAIAARGRNLAATPDAPAVQRSLRADNWWCLSLLLWLVSGSALAFSHMAMLWSQGKPLPLALAKSLALALLLLQEWRSRPLIRQCRQRLDRGRLPTEEIRSQLQRHSRRQLFMLLLLLVISTALRAGLFNTL from the coding sequence ATGCTGCAATGGCTGTTTGCCACGCTTCATCTGCTGGCGCTGGGCTGCGGCCTGGGTGCCATCGCCGCACGCGGCCGCAATCTGGCCGCCACACCGGACGCCCCTGCGGTACAGCGCAGTCTGCGGGCCGACAACTGGTGGTGTCTGTCCCTGCTGCTGTGGCTTGTCAGTGGCAGCGCGCTGGCGTTCAGCCATATGGCCATGCTGTGGTCACAGGGCAAACCGCTCCCGCTGGCCTTGGCCAAATCCTTGGCCTTGGCCCTGTTGCTGCTGCAGGAATGGCGTAGCCGGCCATTGATACGGCAATGCCGGCAAAGACTGGATCGCGGACGCCTGCCAACAGAGGAAATCCGCAGCCAGTTGCAACGTCACAGCCGTCGCCAGTTGTTCATGCTATTGCTGCTGCTGGTGATTTCCACCGCGCTGCGCGCCGGATTGTTCAACACTCTTTAA
- a CDS encoding DUF1987 domain-containing protein gives MQNLYIAPTSSTPEVNFQFDRHQLSLRGESYPENAHAFFGPIMQAIQAYLPTLHSTQVTLDVQLAYFNSSSTKVLLELFSLFNDAAVAGNYVTLNWHYIEDDETILEFGQEVADDFTALDFNPCALVE, from the coding sequence ATGCAAAACCTGTATATCGCGCCCACTTCGTCCACCCCGGAAGTGAATTTCCAGTTCGACCGCCACCAGTTGAGCCTGCGCGGCGAGAGCTATCCGGAAAACGCCCACGCCTTCTTCGGCCCCATCATGCAGGCCATCCAGGCCTACCTGCCCACCCTGCACTCCACCCAGGTCACGCTGGACGTGCAACTGGCCTACTTCAACAGCTCCAGCACCAAGGTGCTGCTGGAGTTGTTCAGCCTGTTCAATGATGCGGCCGTGGCAGGCAATTACGTCACCCTCAACTGGCACTACATCGAGGACGACGAAACCATTCTGGAATTCGGCCAGGAAGTGGCGGATGACTTCACCGCGCTGGATTTCAACCCCTGCGCGCTGGTGGAGTAA